From a region of the Arachis ipaensis cultivar K30076 chromosome B09, Araip1.1, whole genome shotgun sequence genome:
- the LOC107619135 gene encoding transcription factor HRS1, producing the protein MQRLKTMMGSRDYIQALEHERRKIQVFSKELPLSLDLVTQAIEACRQQLSETTTEYNMNGHNSECSEQTTSTDNGPVLEEFIPIKKRPSSPHEEEEDDDDDEQHSHHHRHKISKDNTDKRKSDWLRSVQLWNNPEPSSPPHQEVNNKKGGAVEVKRSGSGGAFQPFHKEKEERVGGGGAKAIASDDLRPPCSSNSSKKEEKEGQRKQRRCWSQELHKRFLQALQQLGGPDSATPKQIRELMKVDGLTNDEVKSHLQKYRLHTRRPSGIVHNNGNPQTTPFVLVGNIFVQPPEYAAAVATSADLAPAGIYAPVATHPPPPPPRTAAGSTRRPQLKKSSNHMREDHHHSHSEEDRVNHSNSPASSSSTHTTTTTSPAY; encoded by the exons ATGCAGCGACTGAAGACTATGATGGGCTCCCGCGACTACATCCAAGCATTGGAACATGAACGCCGCAAGATTCAGGTCTTCTCCAAAGAGCTTCCTCTTTCCTTGGACCTCGTCACACAAG CCATTGAAGCGTGCAGGCAGCAGTTGTCTGAGACGACGACGGAGTACAACATGAACGGACACAATTCGGAGTGTTCGGAGCAGACAACGTCAACCGACAACGGTCCTGTCTTGGAGGAGTTCATCCCAATTAAGAAGAGACCATCAtctccacatgaagaagaagaagatgatgatgacgatgaacAACATTCCCATCATCATCGCCACAAGATCTCGAAGGATAACACTGATAAGAGGAAATCAGATTGGCTTAGATCCGTTCAGTTGTGGAATAATCCAGAACCCTCATCACCACCTCATCAG GAGGTGAACAATAAGAAAGGCGGTGCGGTGGAAGTGAAGAGAAGTGGAAGTGGTGGTGCTTTTCAGCCATTTcacaaggagaaggaggaaagAGTAGGTGGTGGTGGCGCCAAGGCAATTGCAAGTGATGATCTGAGACCACCGTGTTCCTCCAACAGCAGCAAGAAGGAAGAGAAAGAGGGGCAGAGGAAGCAGCGCCGTTGCTGGTCTCAGGAGTTGCACAAACGATTCTTGCAAGCCCTTCAACAACTTGGAGGCCCTGATT CTGCCACACCGAAGCAAATCAGGGAGCTTATGAAAGTTGATGGCCTCACTAATGACGAAGTCAAAAGCCATTTACAG AAATACCGGTTACACACTAGAAGACCTAGTGGCATAGTTCACAACAATGGCAATCCACAAACGACGCCGTTTGTCCTAGTAGGCAACATTTTTGTTCAACCGCCAGAATACGCAGCGGCCGTGGCCACGTCAGCAGATCTGGCACCTGCCGGAATATATGCGCCTGTAGCCACGCATCCTCCTCCACCTCCTCCCCGGACGGCGGCTGGTTCCACTAGAAGACCGCAGTTGAAGAAATCATCAAATCACATGCGTGAGGATCATCATCATTCACACTCGGAAGAAGATAGGGTTAATCATTCAAACTCTCCAGCTTCATCATCATCCACACACACCACCACAACTACTTCCCCTGCCTATTGA